From a single Sediminibacterium sp. KACHI17 genomic region:
- the ilvN gene encoding acetolactate synthase small subunit, with the protein MQKQEFTITVYTENHIGLLNRIAIIFSRRKINIESLNTSPSEVEGIHRFTIVIDELEEVVRKLVRQIEKQVEVLKAYYNTNDEIIWQELALYKVSTDEIAEKVKVERLLREYGARAVVIRKDYTIFETSGHREETNRLIAVLEPYGLIEFVRSARVAIIKASRGFHEKIKEFEATDPSDDLIENEYLGKHQEVFSM; encoded by the coding sequence ATGCAAAAACAGGAATTTACCATAACCGTTTATACAGAGAATCATATTGGTTTACTGAATCGTATTGCTATCATCTTTTCTAGAAGAAAGATCAATATCGAGAGTTTGAATACTTCTCCTTCTGAAGTAGAAGGCATTCATCGATTTACCATCGTCATTGATGAATTGGAAGAAGTAGTAAGGAAGCTGGTAAGGCAGATCGAAAAACAAGTAGAAGTATTAAAAGCGTATTACAATACCAATGACGAGATCATTTGGCAGGAGTTGGCTCTCTATAAAGTATCTACTGATGAAATAGCCGAGAAGGTAAAAGTTGAGCGATTACTGAGAGAGTATGGTGCAAGAGCAGTGGTGATCAGAAAGGACTATACCATTTTTGAAACCAGTGGTCATCGGGAAGAAACAAATAGGCTGATCGCTGTACTGGAGCCTTATGGACTTATTGAGTTTGTTCGAAGTGCGCGTGTAGCCATCATTAAAGCGAGCAGAGGTTTTCACGAGAAGATCAAAGAGTTTGAAGCAACTGATCCAAGTGATGATCTGATCGAAAATGAGTATCTGGGAAAACACCAGGAAGTATTTAGTATGTAA
- the ilvA gene encoding threonine ammonia-lyase: MKTTRYSIDFTAAAERLRDVVVKTPLTYNYSLSRKYDCHVYLKREDLQIVRSYKLRGAYNMMSSLDPEKLSKGVVCASAGNHAQGFAYSCKKLGIRGVVFMPVITPNQKITQTKMFGGDAIQVILTGDTFDDCAIAAKAYTAANDMSFIPPFDDVKIIEGQSTVALEILEDQSDIDYLFVPIGGGGLSAGVGSVFKTLSPRTKIVGAEPEGAPSMMAALKAGAPVELEAIERFVDGAAVKRVGDITFDICKDVLDDVCLIPEGKVCSFILKLYNEDAIVAEPAGALSVAALDDYASQIKGKVVVCVVSGSNNDIDRMQEIKERSLQYEGLKHYFLIRFAQRPGALKQFVNDVLGPNDDITRFEYMQKHNKETGPALVGIELKSKKDYQSLVDNLIAYQINYTELNKNDNLFGYLV; this comes from the coding sequence ATGAAAACAACCCGCTATTCCATTGATTTTACAGCAGCTGCTGAAAGGTTGAGAGATGTCGTTGTTAAGACGCCGCTTACCTATAACTACTCTTTATCAAGGAAGTATGACTGTCATGTATATCTGAAAAGAGAAGATCTTCAGATAGTTCGATCCTATAAGTTGAGGGGAGCTTATAACATGATGAGTAGTTTAGATCCTGAAAAATTATCAAAGGGTGTCGTTTGTGCAAGCGCGGGAAATCATGCACAAGGATTTGCATATAGTTGTAAAAAGCTAGGTATTCGTGGTGTTGTTTTCATGCCAGTAATTACACCGAATCAAAAAATAACCCAAACTAAAATGTTTGGTGGTGATGCCATTCAAGTGATACTCACTGGAGATACTTTCGATGATTGTGCAATAGCCGCCAAAGCATATACGGCAGCGAATGATATGAGTTTTATTCCGCCCTTTGATGATGTAAAGATCATTGAAGGACAATCAACAGTTGCTTTGGAGATACTGGAAGATCAGAGTGATATTGACTATTTGTTTGTGCCGATTGGCGGAGGCGGTTTGAGTGCTGGTGTGGGATCCGTTTTTAAAACACTCTCTCCTCGTACAAAAATTGTTGGTGCAGAACCTGAAGGAGCGCCCTCTATGATGGCCGCACTAAAAGCCGGAGCGCCGGTTGAACTTGAAGCCATTGAGCGATTTGTGGACGGAGCTGCCGTAAAACGAGTAGGCGATATCACTTTTGATATTTGTAAAGATGTGTTAGATGATGTATGTCTGATACCGGAGGGAAAAGTGTGCTCCTTTATTCTTAAGCTATACAATGAAGATGCCATTGTTGCAGAACCTGCCGGTGCTTTATCAGTAGCTGCACTTGATGACTATGCATCCCAAATAAAAGGGAAAGTAGTGGTATGTGTGGTTAGCGGCAGTAATAATGATATTGATCGTATGCAGGAGATCAAGGAAAGGTCATTACAGTATGAAGGATTAAAACATTATTTCCTCATTCGATTTGCACAAAGACCGGGTGCATTAAAACAGTTTGTGAATGATGTCTTAGGTCCCAATGATGATATCACCCGATTTGAATACATGCAAAAACACAATAAAGAAACAGGACCAGCTTTGGTAGGAATTGAATTGAAATCCAAAAAAGACTATCAGTCGTTAGTCGATAATCTTATTGCATATCAAATCAATTATACAGAGTTGAATAAGAACGATAATCTTTTTGGTTATTTGGTTTAG
- a CDS encoding homoserine kinase: MRFEQSIKVKAPATVANMVCGFDILGFAVAEPYDEMIVTLREQPGISITHTDDHGLPTDPDNNVAGVTLQAMLSELTIPVGFDVTIHKHIKPGSGLGSSAASAAGVAVAANHLLGELFDKELLVQFAMNGEKLASGVKHADNITPCIYGGITLIRSIFPLDIISLPSPQLFVTIVHPQIEVKTADARSILKKQVYLKDAIKQWGNIAGLVSGILQSDYALISRSLEDVIIEPVRSILIPGFDEIKERSKSAGALGGGISGSGPSIFMLSQSLETAVSVEQQMQQVFQKMNLLHYTYVTTVSSGGVQIVSE, encoded by the coding sequence ATGAGATTTGAACAATCAATAAAAGTAAAAGCCCCGGCGACCGTTGCAAATATGGTTTGTGGATTTGATATACTTGGCTTTGCTGTTGCAGAACCCTATGATGAAATGATTGTGACTTTGAGAGAGCAACCGGGTATTTCTATTACGCATACTGATGATCATGGGTTACCAACTGATCCGGATAATAATGTTGCAGGGGTTACATTGCAAGCAATGTTATCCGAGCTCACTATACCGGTAGGTTTTGATGTTACAATTCATAAACATATCAAACCAGGTAGTGGCTTGGGTTCAAGTGCAGCAAGTGCAGCAGGCGTAGCCGTTGCTGCGAATCATTTATTGGGTGAGTTATTCGATAAAGAATTGCTGGTTCAATTTGCGATGAATGGTGAGAAATTAGCATCCGGTGTTAAGCATGCTGATAATATTACACCCTGTATATATGGTGGTATCACATTGATCAGGTCTATTTTTCCGCTTGATATCATATCACTACCATCACCTCAATTATTTGTGACGATCGTACATCCTCAGATCGAGGTTAAAACAGCAGATGCCAGAAGTATCTTAAAGAAGCAAGTGTATTTAAAAGATGCGATCAAGCAGTGGGGTAATATAGCCGGCTTGGTATCAGGAATACTTCAAAGTGATTATGCACTTATTTCAAGATCATTAGAAGATGTGATCATTGAACCTGTTAGAAGTATTTTGATTCCCGGATTCGACGAAATCAAAGAAAGATCAAAATCTGCAGGGGCATTAGGAGGTGGCATTTCCGGTTCTGGGCCATCGATTTTTATGCTAAGTCAAAGTCTGGAAACTGCTGTATCGGTTGAGCAACAGATGCAACAAGTGTTTCAAAAAATGAATTTGCTTCATTACACATATGTTACTACTGTTAGCTCAGGAGGAGTACAGATAGTTTCTGAATAA
- the thrC gene encoding threonine synthase, whose protein sequence is MRYYSTNRQSPIVSFKDATLKGQAPDKGLYFPESIPKMDQEWLKRLSSIRKEELAFHIMYPYVQEDISEEKLYEIIHATIAFEFPLIRLEDDIYVLELFHGPTLAFKDVGARFMSRCLGHFSNDKDTKTTVLVATSGDTGGAVANGFLNVEGVEVIILYPAGKVSRVQELQLTTCGNNITALRVNGSFDDCQQIVKEAFMDQTLRDRLQLTSANSINIARWLPQQLYYFLAMQQWAEKQIAPSIAVPSGNLGNIAAGLLAKKSGLVTNNFIAACNINDTITDFLKTGVHTPKQAVMTVSNAMDVGNPSNLIRIFEMYQQDLGQLIEDLTSSVQTDESTLKTIRSVYQKNNYILDPHGAVGYNALKENLKKGEKGFFLATAHPVKFPEVMEDAIGASIPVPPSIELLYTLSQKVIDIDASYMHFKEWILYRS, encoded by the coding sequence ATGAGATATTATAGTACGAATAGACAATCACCGATCGTAAGCTTTAAAGATGCTACTTTAAAAGGACAGGCACCTGATAAAGGACTTTATTTTCCTGAATCGATCCCAAAAATGGATCAGGAATGGTTGAAGCGTCTGTCATCTATCCGAAAAGAAGAATTGGCGTTTCACATTATGTATCCTTATGTGCAGGAGGATATATCAGAAGAGAAGTTGTATGAGATCATTCATGCAACAATTGCTTTTGAATTTCCATTGATTCGATTGGAAGATGATATATACGTGTTAGAATTGTTTCATGGACCAACACTGGCATTTAAAGATGTTGGCGCTAGATTTATGAGTCGTTGCCTCGGTCATTTCTCAAATGACAAAGACACAAAAACAACGGTCTTGGTAGCAACATCCGGTGATACAGGCGGTGCTGTAGCCAATGGATTTTTAAATGTAGAAGGAGTAGAAGTCATTATTCTATATCCGGCTGGGAAAGTCAGCCGTGTACAGGAATTGCAACTGACCACTTGCGGAAATAATATTACTGCATTACGTGTCAATGGGAGTTTTGATGATTGTCAGCAAATCGTGAAAGAAGCATTCATGGATCAAACCTTAAGAGATCGGTTACAACTGACTTCTGCAAATTCCATCAATATCGCCCGATGGCTGCCACAACAGCTTTACTATTTTCTAGCGATGCAGCAATGGGCTGAAAAGCAAATCGCACCTTCCATTGCAGTTCCAAGTGGCAACTTGGGCAATATTGCTGCAGGATTATTGGCAAAAAAATCAGGCTTGGTAACCAATAATTTTATTGCAGCTTGTAATATCAATGATACGATTACCGATTTTTTAAAAACCGGCGTACATACTCCCAAACAAGCAGTGATGACTGTTTCAAATGCAATGGATGTCGGAAATCCAAGTAATCTGATTCGAATCTTTGAAATGTATCAGCAAGATCTAGGTCAGCTAATAGAAGACCTTACCAGTTCTGTACAAACAGATGAAAGCACCCTAAAAACTATCCGATCTGTGTATCAAAAAAATAATTATATACTCGATCCACATGGAGCGGTTGGCTATAATGCATTGAAAGAAAATCTAAAAAAGGGAGAGAAAGGATTTTTCTTAGCCACTGCTCATCCGGTAAAATTTCCTGAAGTAATGGAAGATGCTATTGGTGCATCTATTCCGGTACCGCCATCAATTGAGCTATTGTATACACTATCTCAGAAGGTGATCGACATAGACGCGTCGTACATGCATTTTAAAGAATGGATTTTGTACCGTTCTTAA
- the thrA gene encoding bifunctional aspartate kinase/homoserine dehydrogenase I, giving the protein MKVLKFGGTSMANAAHIQKVVSILLSQPHSNTVLVVVSAMSGVTDQLLHMSAKAANADETYTNDAASLALQHLTAVRELLPLEQQSALLSKVKQYCNELDELLDGVYRLKELSPRIQDKIVSFGELLSSIILSAKIQSLELDQHWVDSRSLIITDAQHANAAVDFSATNEKVQAYFEKNIHTYYIAPGFIASSISGHTTTLGRGGSDYSAAIYAAALDAHVLEIWTDVSGMMTADPRLVTNAKPIAQISYQEAMELSHFGAKIIYPPTIQPVMHKKIPVWLKNTFAPEEQGTLIENYSAPSEDFIRGISSINSISLLSLEGSGMIGIPGFSKRLFEALANERINVILITQSSSEHSICVAINESDTLKAKRAIDTAFHVEIISGKVEPVIVETNLSILALVGEQMKSHPGISGKMFGSLGRNGINVRAIAQGSSEKNISAVIASRDVKKAINVLHETFFETSYKQLNVFIAGAGNVGSKLLEQIRKQQSILKDQLHLQIRVVGIANSRKALIDENGIDLETWQTQLQNAPSSSIEAYVSSIKERNLRNSVFVDVTASEVVAGVYESLLIKSISIVACNKIACSSSYSAYQRLKALAKSYNALFLFETNVGAGLPIIGTLNDLLRSGDQIQKIQAVLSGTLNYVFNHYDASVPLAEVVRRAQEEGYTEPDPRLDLGGTDVMRKIMILAREIGQSLEMQDIINVPFLPDSCFEGSVADFYEELAKQEEHFQKLYQAATVQNRKLKFIATYENGVAKVGLETVAPESDFYHLYGKDNLVLFHTHRYQHQPLVVKGAGAGAEVTASGVFADIIRVARI; this is encoded by the coding sequence ATGAAAGTGCTCAAATTCGGCGGAACCTCAATGGCGAATGCCGCTCATATTCAAAAAGTAGTATCTATTTTACTCAGCCAGCCTCATTCAAATACTGTACTGGTCGTGGTTTCAGCCATGAGTGGCGTTACAGATCAATTACTCCATATGTCAGCTAAGGCAGCCAATGCTGATGAGACATACACTAACGACGCAGCATCTCTCGCTCTTCAGCATCTCACAGCCGTGAGAGAACTATTGCCATTAGAGCAGCAGAGTGCATTACTCAGTAAGGTTAAACAATACTGCAATGAATTGGATGAGTTATTAGATGGCGTATATCGACTCAAAGAATTATCGCCTCGAATACAAGACAAAATCGTTTCATTTGGTGAGTTGCTATCATCTATCATCTTGTCTGCAAAAATTCAGTCACTTGAGTTGGATCAACATTGGGTCGATTCTAGATCATTGATTATTACAGATGCACAACATGCCAATGCTGCTGTAGACTTTTCTGCTACCAATGAAAAAGTGCAGGCGTATTTTGAAAAAAATATACATACATATTATATCGCTCCCGGATTCATCGCTTCAAGTATATCCGGACACACTACAACATTGGGAAGAGGTGGGTCTGATTATTCTGCAGCTATATATGCAGCAGCTTTAGACGCACATGTATTGGAAATTTGGACCGATGTAAGTGGTATGATGACAGCAGACCCGAGATTGGTCACAAATGCTAAACCTATTGCACAGATCTCTTATCAGGAAGCTATGGAATTGTCGCATTTTGGTGCTAAGATTATTTACCCTCCAACCATACAGCCGGTCATGCATAAAAAAATACCTGTATGGCTAAAGAACACTTTTGCACCTGAAGAGCAAGGTACCCTTATCGAGAATTATTCGGCTCCTTCTGAAGACTTTATTCGAGGAATATCCAGTATCAATAGCATCAGTTTATTGAGCTTGGAAGGAAGTGGTATGATCGGTATCCCGGGTTTTTCAAAAAGATTATTTGAGGCATTGGCAAATGAAAGGATCAATGTGATATTGATCACACAAAGTTCATCAGAGCATTCTATTTGTGTCGCTATCAATGAATCAGATACGCTAAAAGCCAAAAGAGCTATCGATACAGCTTTTCATGTTGAAATTATCAGCGGTAAAGTAGAGCCGGTAATTGTTGAGACCAATCTATCGATCTTAGCATTGGTGGGTGAGCAAATGAAGAGTCATCCCGGTATCAGCGGAAAAATGTTTGGATCACTGGGACGTAATGGTATCAATGTTCGAGCTATTGCACAAGGTTCCTCGGAAAAAAATATTTCAGCAGTGATCGCTTCACGTGATGTGAAAAAAGCGATCAATGTCTTGCATGAAACTTTTTTCGAAACAAGCTATAAACAACTCAATGTATTTATTGCAGGTGCAGGAAATGTAGGAAGTAAATTATTGGAACAAATCAGAAAGCAACAATCTATCCTCAAAGATCAGCTTCATTTACAAATCAGGGTTGTTGGAATAGCTAATAGTAGGAAAGCATTGATAGACGAAAATGGAATCGATCTGGAAACCTGGCAGACTCAATTGCAAAATGCACCATCGAGCTCAATTGAAGCGTATGTTTCCTCTATAAAAGAACGAAACCTTCGAAACAGTGTATTTGTTGATGTCACAGCAAGTGAAGTTGTAGCAGGTGTTTATGAATCACTTTTAATAAAGAGTATATCCATTGTTGCTTGTAATAAGATTGCTTGCTCGTCTTCTTATAGTGCTTACCAGCGATTAAAGGCTTTGGCCAAGTCCTATAATGCATTATTTCTTTTTGAAACCAATGTTGGAGCCGGTCTTCCGATCATTGGAACTTTAAATGATCTTTTAAGAAGTGGAGATCAAATCCAAAAAATACAAGCGGTTCTTTCAGGTACACTGAATTATGTATTCAATCATTATGATGCGTCTGTTCCTTTAGCAGAAGTAGTAAGGCGCGCACAAGAGGAAGGATACACAGAGCCAGATCCTCGTTTAGATCTTGGTGGTACAGATGTAATGCGTAAAATAATGATCCTGGCGAGAGAAATAGGACAATCATTAGAGATGCAAGACATCATCAATGTTCCTTTTCTTCCTGACAGTTGTTTTGAAGGATCAGTAGCTGATTTTTATGAAGAGTTGGCTAAGCAGGAGGAACATTTTCAAAAGCTATATCAAGCAGCAACAGTACAAAACAGAAAATTGAAATTCATAGCCACTTATGAAAACGGAGTCGCTAAGGTTGGATTAGAGACCGTAGCTCCTGAGTCTGATTTTTATCATTTGTATGGCAAGGATAATCTTGTGTTATTTCATACACATCGATACCAACACCAACCCTTAGTAGTAAAAGGCGCGGGTGCAGGGGCTGAAGTAACGGCATCTGGAGTGTTCGCAGATATTATTCGAGTAGCAAGAATTTAA
- the ilvC gene encoding ketol-acid reductoisomerase: MAKLNFGGVVENVVTREEFPLEKAQEVLKDEVVAVIGYGVQGPGQALNQKENGINVIVGQRKNSKSWDKAVRDGFVPGESLFEIEEALQRGTIICYLLSDAAQIKLWPTVQRYLTPGKALYFSHGFGVTYKDQTGIVPPADVDVFLVAPKGSGTSLRRMFLQGRGLNSSYAIFQDATGKAFDRVIALGIAIGSGYLFETDFKKEVYSDLTGERGTLMGAIQGIFAAQYQVLRSKGHSPSEAFNETVEELTQSLMPLVAENGMDWMYANCSTTAQRGALDWWKKFRDATLPVFTELYESVATGKEAAKSIESNSKADYREKLEEELKELRESELWQAGKTVRSLRPENQKVEEAVALS; encoded by the coding sequence ATGGCAAAGTTAAATTTCGGAGGCGTTGTAGAAAATGTAGTTACCCGAGAAGAATTCCCTTTAGAAAAAGCACAAGAAGTATTAAAAGATGAAGTAGTAGCGGTTATTGGATATGGTGTTCAAGGTCCGGGACAAGCGTTGAACCAAAAAGAAAATGGTATCAATGTGATTGTTGGTCAGCGGAAAAACTCAAAGAGCTGGGATAAAGCTGTTAGAGATGGTTTTGTTCCCGGTGAATCTTTGTTTGAGATCGAAGAGGCATTGCAAAGAGGTACCATCATTTGTTATCTGTTAAGTGATGCTGCACAAATAAAATTATGGCCAACTGTACAACGATATCTTACACCTGGGAAGGCTTTATATTTTTCTCATGGATTTGGTGTAACGTATAAAGACCAGACTGGCATCGTACCTCCGGCAGATGTAGATGTGTTTCTTGTAGCACCTAAAGGATCCGGTACTTCATTGCGCAGAATGTTTTTACAGGGAAGAGGACTGAATAGTAGCTATGCGATCTTTCAGGATGCAACAGGTAAAGCTTTTGATAGGGTGATCGCGTTAGGTATCGCTATTGGTAGCGGTTACTTGTTTGAAACGGATTTCAAAAAAGAAGTATATAGTGACCTAACAGGAGAACGCGGAACACTGATGGGAGCTATTCAGGGGATTTTTGCAGCTCAATACCAGGTTTTACGCTCTAAAGGACATTCACCGTCAGAAGCATTCAATGAAACAGTAGAAGAGTTAACACAGTCATTAATGCCATTAGTAGCAGAAAATGGTATGGATTGGATGTATGCAAATTGTTCAACTACTGCTCAAAGAGGTGCATTGGATTGGTGGAAGAAGTTTAGAGATGCTACATTACCCGTATTCACAGAATTATATGAGAGTGTGGCAACCGGAAAAGAAGCCGCTAAATCTATTGAAAGTAATAGTAAAGCAGATTATAGAGAAAAGCTAGAAGAAGAGTTAAAAGAACTGCGTGAAAGTGAATTATGGCAAGCTGGTAAAACGGTAAGAAGCCTTCGTCCTGAAAATCAGAAAGTAGAAGAAGCGGTAGCGCTTTCTTAA
- the ilvB gene encoding biosynthetic-type acetolactate synthase large subunit, which produces METAIDILEQPVKKTIQLTGSQALLEALITEHVDTIFGYPGGAIMPIYDALYDYHEQLKHILVRHEQGGIHAAQGFARASGKVGVVFATSGPGATNLVTGLADAQIDSTPLVCITGQVFAHLLGTDAFQETDVINITTPVTKWNYQITDACEIPEVLAKAFYIARSGRPGPVLIDITKNAQLQKFEYSGYQVCDHIRSYRPKPYIRKEFIEAAAELINTAEKPFVIFGQGVILGNAEQELKMFLEKSGIPAAWTILGLSALPTDHPLNMGMLGMHGNYGPNVLTNECDVLIAIGMRFDDRVTGRLDKYAKQAKVIHLDIDPSEIDKNVKATVGVWGDCKETLPMLTRLIQTKVYPQWVEKFRAYQNEEEKEVIVNELYPAEGQISMGEVLRVLNELTAGEAIIVSDVGQHQMVACRYAKFNQTRSNITSGGLGTMGFALPAAIGAKFGAPDRPVVAIIGDGGIQMTIQEMGTIMQTGIDVKILILNNQFLGMVRQWQQLFHDKRYSFVDIASPDYVTVAKGYGITGETVKERTDLKDGLQRMLAHKGSYLLEVMVGKENNVFPMVPQGCSVSEIRLK; this is translated from the coding sequence ATGGAAACAGCTATAGACATATTAGAGCAACCGGTAAAAAAAACAATACAGCTTACAGGATCACAAGCTTTGCTCGAGGCTTTGATTACAGAGCATGTAGATACCATATTCGGATATCCGGGCGGAGCTATCATGCCTATTTATGATGCATTGTATGATTATCACGAGCAACTAAAACATATTCTTGTTCGACATGAACAAGGTGGGATACATGCTGCACAAGGATTTGCTAGGGCATCCGGAAAAGTGGGTGTAGTATTTGCAACGAGCGGTCCGGGTGCTACCAATTTGGTTACAGGTTTGGCAGATGCGCAGATTGATAGTACACCATTGGTATGTATCACTGGACAAGTATTTGCTCATCTTTTGGGAACAGATGCTTTTCAGGAAACAGATGTGATCAATATAACAACACCGGTGACGAAATGGAATTATCAGATTACAGATGCTTGTGAAATTCCGGAAGTATTGGCAAAAGCTTTTTATATCGCAAGAAGTGGAAGACCTGGTCCTGTATTGATCGATATCACTAAAAATGCACAACTACAAAAATTTGAATACAGCGGGTATCAGGTTTGTGATCATATCAGAAGTTATCGTCCAAAGCCATATATCAGAAAAGAATTTATTGAAGCGGCAGCTGAACTTATTAATACAGCTGAAAAACCATTTGTGATTTTCGGCCAAGGTGTAATACTGGGTAATGCAGAACAGGAGTTGAAAATGTTTCTGGAAAAGTCAGGTATACCTGCTGCATGGACCATTTTAGGATTGAGTGCATTGCCTACAGATCATCCATTGAATATGGGGATGTTGGGTATGCATGGGAATTATGGTCCTAATGTATTAACGAATGAATGTGATGTATTGATCGCCATCGGTATGCGATTTGATGACCGTGTAACCGGCAGGTTGGATAAATATGCAAAACAGGCAAAAGTGATTCACCTGGATATTGATCCATCTGAAATCGATAAAAATGTAAAAGCAACAGTGGGTGTTTGGGGAGACTGTAAGGAGACGCTACCAATGCTTACACGCTTGATACAAACCAAAGTATATCCTCAATGGGTAGAAAAGTTCAGGGCTTATCAAAATGAGGAAGAAAAAGAAGTGATCGTAAATGAACTATATCCTGCTGAAGGACAAATATCCATGGGTGAAGTGCTCCGGGTATTAAATGAGTTAACAGCAGGAGAGGCCATCATAGTATCAGATGTAGGTCAACATCAGATGGTGGCTTGCAGATATGCGAAATTCAATCAAACGAGAAGCAATATTACTTCCGGAGGATTAGGAACCATGGGATTTGCATTACCGGCAGCGATTGGAGCCAAATTTGGCGCACCTGATAGACCTGTGGTTGCCATCATTGGTGACGGCGGCATACAAATGACTATTCAGGAAATGGGAACCATTATGCAAACAGGGATTGATGTGAAAATACTGATCCTCAATAATCAATTTCTAGGAATGGTTCGCCAATGGCAACAACTGTTTCATGATAAGCGATATTCTTTTGTAGACATCGCTAGTCCTGATTATGTAACAGTTGCAAAAGGATACGGTATCACAGGCGAAACAGTAAAAGAGCGAACCGATTTAAAAGATGGATTACAGAGAATGCTCGCACATAAAGGGTCTTATTTATTAGAGGTGATGGTTGGAAAAGAAAACAATGTATTCCCAATGGTGCCTCAAGGATGTAGCGTCAGTGAAATCAGATTAAAATAA